aagtatatgacacatatgaatatttataagttttcactatatttcttgtaaataccgacttaatttacaacaaaattgtTAGCTCACTGTCGTGATACATGGGTTGCAATTGTACCAACGCATTATCGTGAGTTCattcatttttaagttatttttcgatttttttttttaacgacaGACGTGCAATTGAACGACGATCTCATCTTGGGCATCCTCAATGATGGTAACTGTTCCGAGTTGGACTTCGAAGACGACGACGAAGAGTTTATTCCTTCGCAGCTGGAAAATGATGAAGAAGGTGAAGTCGAGTTATCCTCTTCGCCTCGTCCATCAGTGGCAACTGggcaattgaaaaaaaacaaaggtaAAGTGTCTAAAAGGAAGTCTACGTCTAAAAACATGGATGATAGTGAAGCAGGCCTATCTTGTTCGAAAAAGTCAAAGCAGACGCCTAgttcaaaattaacaaaaaaatcaaaggCTATTAAAGTGAAATTGCCTGCTCGTCAAAGGTTATGGAAGAAAATTGATTACGTCGataaattacataacttttCAGGTCATCCACAACCCAATGAAATAAGATCGCCGGtggaatattataatgattattataatgatgattTTTACGAGCGCATGGCATTGTGTACAAACTTGTACTATTTAAGAAAAACTGGACGAGTCTTAAATACCACCAaacaggaaataaaaaaattgattggtATCCATCTACTGATGGGTATACTTTCATATCCCAGGATTGCAATGTACTGGCGCAGAAGTATTAAAGTTGACATGATTGTTTCTGCAATGACAAGAGATAGACTGACAACTTTAAGAAACAGTTTGCACGTCGTGGATTCCGACTCTCCACCCATCTCGGAAGCAATAAATCCTCTCTGGAAGGTTCAGCCAATAATCGCGATTGTGAGAGAAGGCTGCAACAAAATTCAAAGGACACCGGGCAGGTATTCAATTGATGAACAAATGATACCTTTCACAGGCAAGTGTCATCTTCGCCAGCTAGTAAAGAACAAGCCTCGCCCAGTGGGTCTTAAGAATTTCGTGGTTACTACCAGTGAAGGGCTAATGGtggattttgaaatttattacggCAACAATTCCGCACTTTCCCATCCTTTGGGGCTTGGACCGGCTGTAGTTCTTCGCCTGAGTCAAAGTGTTCCACGCGGGAGCTGCATTTTTTTTGACCGATATTTCACAACGGTTCCCTTGTTGGAAAATTTGACGAAATTGGGCTATCATGGCACAGGAACAATTATGCTTAACCGTGTACCAGATCGACAGCAGCTTAAGTTCAAAGATGACAAAAAAATGATACGAGGAGAAATTGAACAAAGAGTGGCTAACGACGTAGTTTTGGTCAAATGGAAGGACAGCAAGGCGGTATTGACAGCATCAAATTGTACTGGGGGTACGACAATCGACATAGTAAAGCGTTACAATAAATCAGAAAAATGCTACGTTGATGTTGATGCTCCAAAAATTGTAACATCCTACAACTCTTTTATGGGTGGAGTGGATGTTTTGGACCAATCTATGGAATATTACCGTACATTCATGAAGACCCGAAAATGGACTCTCAAGGTCATACTCCACTTTATAGACCTAGCAATGGTAAATTCGTGGCGTCTCTACAGATCTGACTTATTGGCTAAAGGCATTCCAAAAAGTCGAATTCAAGATCTCCTTTCATTCAGATTTGAAGTAGCTGAGACTCTCATCTGCACTCCTGGCAGAGATCGGCGCGATTCATCCCCATTACTTGAAACGCGGGCACAAACTTCGGACAGATACAAACCCGCTAATCATCCGTCTGTGGGAAAGAGGTTTGATGGATATGAACATTTTCCTGTATTTGACGACTTGAAAGCTCCTCGCAAATGTCGCTCAGAGATTTGTTCATCTCGCTCTAAAATTAGGTGCCGTAAATGTGATGTTTACTTGTGCATGAGTCGTGATAAAgactgtttttatttgtatcaccAAAGAAACTAGTCTACTAATTTTACAACGTTTCCTATGATAACACTGTGATTTAGAAGTATATTTCAAAGATTATCTAagtattaagtttaatattatttttttccagtCAGAAAGGCTTTTgagtttatttctttgtttttttttttgttaagtttttgtttCCTAAGTTAcatgagtttatttaaatttgcttattTCGTAAAACCGTTGAATTTTGgttcttttcttttaatttctaaGTCGTCTGTCAAAAGATAAtttgtattacaataaaatacaagactttaattttatacctaaactataatgtttaaataagtcCTTTCTAATAACTAGATgccttttatttcattacaaataatttctaGGAAAGCTGACGCCATCATTGCATTAAAATCTCATCAAAACTTAAAAACTCACGATCGTGAGTTGGTAGAAGTCAGCCCCAGAGCTCACTATCGTGCTATCGACTTTCCAAAGTCCTGGTATACGctggattttttttactattttttacataaaaattaccacttttttgccaaaatattacagttttcatttcaaatcaAAGGAACGAAAATCTCAGGTGCGAAAGGGATATCCgttttaacatttcaaaattgGCCAGTTAGTCACCACTAAGATTATACCTTAAGAGATACATTAATCAGTTATCATTATTTTCACGGAATgaacaaaaacacaaaatacacatctaaaataactaacatatattGCATAAGTCATAGATTAtcgaaatcaattataaattattcgctAACAAATATGCGACTAAATGTGAAACGCACGCGACAGACGCTGCAGGCACGAGCTAATATTTAATGAAGTCACAAAATTGAAGCGTGAAGCATCCATTCATCTATTTGGACTTAACTTATCTCGTTGAAGAATTTGTTTCGTAGAATGAATCTTATTACAACGTAATACGTGCTAAGCGATCAGATATATAGATTTCTAATCAGTAATCTGCTTGGCACCCCAGTGTGGACCGTGCAATCATAAATTTGGCGGCGGTCTTCGTGACAAAACTCCATTTTGAAACTAACGAGCTTCGGTAACGCAGTCTAGATTCTCGCATACTATTCCTTATCTTTAAACTCAGTTTTCACGTTAGGAACTTTGTTCGTTGCAATCTAGCTTTTGTGATCTGCTTGTTAACCTATTTACGTCGATGATGATGCCTCGAATTAGATAAACAACAATTATGCatatgattaaaattagttttaatcgATTTTGCCGTTACTACTACTATAAAACGCTTCGTTATTCGCACTTATCGTTTAAAAACGACTTTAATGACGGTACTCGTAACTAAATAACGATCGGGTACTGGTATACTATAACGATTCGATAATGATAGGCATTCAGCATTAGGATGCTATGAAGAAAGTAAAGTACATAAGGGTACCTGAGACAATCGTGTATATTCAATCGTATAGTGTACAGTCAATACGTTATAGAAGGAGCTTCAATCGGTCATCGTTGAGACGACCGATTGAATCTCCAATTGAAGGTGCGTCATTCTCGCAAAGCTGTGTTGCGAGAAGACGTGTATATATTAACAGAGaaaagaaacaatatatatatacttcataCAGATGTTATAAATGTTAACGTGCATTTGTCAGTTTCTCTATTTGTTACTTCATAAAGATTAAACTACTTATTCTGCTTGTATACACATACAGTCGACAGTCCAGAGCCGGAAGTATACACCTTCCAGGTAACATATTTATTCCTGTCTGTTGCTTCAAATCCATTTTTATGAAATCGTTTGTTCAGGACAAAATGACTATCGATGCAAAGCCAAAACAACTGAGTATAGAAAGCGGAAATTtggaatatatgtttatttttaaaggaaaaatctggtaagagtttttttttggaaattttaattttaaatgatggaTGATCGGAAATGGGAACAAtgactttgtatgaattttaccctTTCGAAGTCGAGATGGGCAGCTattgaaataagtattaaaagttGTAACCGtgacaagattatattatattgtaagaaGCGAAAAAGTTGCCTCTGTCATTCTTccgtataaaaatgtaaaaagacATGGCttatatatatgacaaaagTACTGAGATGGATCAGTGGTTGAAATACGTGAATGTTAAGAAATAATCGCAGTTGGAAATCCGTGCCATCACCGatgagttttatattttgtcaaatgTTTAATCCATctagcattggagcagctttgTGGTACAGAGTTCAAGCATTTTATACATGACCTGATTCCGCTGACAATTTTCTAATTGTAATAAAGTAGCAGTGACATGGTGAAGctagattaaaaatacaaattaatgataaatcaAAGCCGAGATACTGCTTTAAACAATACAGATTtctcatgtgtttaatttgtgtttataattcattacatgatcggcagtgaaggaaaacatcgtgagaaaaaccGAATATGTTAGGTGAAAATCAGTCACGTACTAATAGACCAGCCTTGTGGAGTACGCCAAAAATCTTCTTCATGAAAATTGGAGAGGAGGCACTGAGACCAGTAGTGAGAAATTCACAGgacatttactttactttagtgATAAGTCTTCTGGTACAATTTACTGTaactaatgtaaaataaaaatacttctacagtgacatttaattaataaaactgcttaaaataataacggtAACTTAACACGAAAGCgtaaatttcatataatgaaatatacgtTTATAACTTTCACCAATTTGATGCGTTTTGATATCTTTACgtgaatcaatttatataaccCTTACCCTTTTAAATTCAACGCGTgaatgtcattttaaattaattcttgtaAGAATTAACACGCGTAAGTGCTTTTGCCCACATTCGTTGTCATGTCAAGTGAGTGTTAACAACAGGCGAAAAAATCCATttcgaataatttttaaaaccttAAGTGTTAGTGTGTTAGGGGTTCAATTcgattcaatttcattttactaataataaaaataatgttatatattttaaatttaacaaatgtaaaatattatattcatatgttgaataaataaatgtatgactCAAATCTTGTAAGTGAACTTTAAACCAGTTCCATAAAACGTCTGAGCTGAAATTTTGGTGCCACTTTTTGTGTTAGTGACAAGTATAACaaatttgatttgtaatataCGAGTACTCGTACATACGTGGATTAAATAAAAGGTTTgtaatattgcattttttttaactcgatagatttttataataatatttcaatatttcaagagaatatttattagtttatctttgtttattttactggtGAACTGCTAAGCTAACgcttaaaataaacagaaaaacaTTCATAACGaaagaatgttattttatttatcatttcctaactttcataataatatatccaTAGTTCcagaaaattacaaatatttgctGGTAGTAGGTACAGTTAGGCCAATTTACGCCGCGCGATATAGAGAGATCTCAATATGATCGAAACAAATTGTCGGTCTGCGCCTGCGCAGGGCTACCGTAAACATTCACATCtttgttgttatatattcaAAGCTTATGACGGCAAACGACGTCGATGTAATTattcctaattaatatttatccatTATTGGCTTACAATAATAAGTAACgaaatattgaatacaaaaaagaCATGTTCGAATTCGAAAAAAAACCATCGAATTAATGTAATTCATATTCGAATGAAAGAgcttttaaaatactaattgagAAATTTAATATCCTTGAGgtggtataataaatataaaaaattgtttacaaagGAAAGTGGCGGGTTCCGTTCCGGCCATTACATATTGTTTATGCtacgaataataaaacaataaattttcctTAACAGTTTCTTTAAAATCTAAAAGAAATCAACAATCCATTTCTACTTTCTTTCTACTTTCTTTTACATCCTTTATATTAAGCATACCTTGTATAACTATCAAAGCCCGCATGTTAACAATTGTAGGATCGTTCTTACCTTCTTAATTCAaacgtatacatacataatacacatgcaatttttttgtatcattgAGCTGATGGGACTTTTGGGCGAGTTCGTGACACAGATTTTTTGCACCCTCACAAAAGCGGAAAATGTtgttttccaccaacccgcattagagcagcgtggtggaatatgctccaaaaccttctcctcaaagggagaggacaccttagcccagcagtgggaaatttacaggctgttaatgtaatatgtaaatgttgtttttatatcacATAAGTTATGAATTGGCAATGTCAAAATAACACCACAATAAAGTCGCTAGGATTTTACGAAAACTAACGTTATGACCTTGAATTGATTGTTATTgagttattgatttattaatttatgtatcgcGCTAAAATATgaccaaaatattttcaaagaatcCCAGAGCGTCtaatgtttctttaatattttgaaagaataaatagagtttatttttgtGGCAACCCTAAAAATCGCGTGAAAAGATGGCGGATAGATgcgaaataatttcatttagcGGTCGAGGTCGTTAATCCACAGTATCAAGACAGGAACAAGTTTTTACTCGACCTGTTTTGTTGGAAATAATTCAGAAATAGGGAAAATTCTCTTGTAAAAGCTAAACTATGTACACTTTGAGTTAAGAGTATTCGgcctgataataataataatgttattatttattagtgtacGAATAAATTGAAGTgtctataatttgaaaacaacattatattatttttattttgtctgtcTTTCTCTGTCCTCGGGATGATCTCAAGGTGAGgtatacattacaaaaatactgttagtgctttatttatataattaggtaattaaattcactaaaatattttttcggatatttttttaatataaatttaactccGGAATAAACTTCAGCGGAACACCGCTAATTTAGAATATGTCCAATCTAATAATCtattacaatcaaaattaaaagtgtgcaaacataaatataactctaaaaaaaaaacaaattattattcatcattgaacttttatttcaaacaactattgtttaaatatttttgtatacataaaaaatgtactttttacaaaaaaggGTAAAGTGAAttgttaatatgtaaattttgctatctttataagattatattatatataatattcaaaactcTAAGTTTAATTGCCTATTTTGATACTAAGAGTATCTACAGCTATCGTCTTGACAGCCTAGGCAGCCAGTCTCATAACAGATCAGCCAACCACGCCGGATGTGTGGATTATAATATATCCCAGAAACACAAGTGCACTGTTCTTTCACTCATAACCCGATGGAACGGATGCGCTCCGTACACACAACTTTTAAATTCCGGGTAGCTAATGACATTATTTTGGAGGATAATCCATTACATATTAATCTGCACGATCTGGGATTTGAGCCCTGGACCTAGAGATCTGCGACCTTATACCAATCCACTAGACCATTGCGGCGAACCTATTATATCCCTCTTATAAAGCCAAAGcagtaatcaaaaataaatcagcTGATGATCTTGCTATTCAAAACAAGCTTTTACCTCGGTGTGGTGtaaaacctttatttattacaatccGTTTTACTCTCAAAATACacgattattattgtaaatgataaCGATTTAATATTTCTAGTACCAGGAGCGCCGAGGAAGTGAGAATGTCAGATCGGATAAATTGCTTTAACCTATATGAACTTTGGTGAAATAAAATTGGCAAAATGTTAGTAGAATCAATTTAGTTTTCTATGAGAACGGTTTacgacatttattattatgtcatgTCAAGAATATAGaagattatacatattttatgttattttatattatataaactatttaaaataaaaatgcagcggatttatttttaagttttgtttcaTTGCATGCTGTTTAAAGTTAGTCTTAtgactattaaaaattttaatttacaacaagaCCCTACACCCTGCAATAGGTAACACGACGTATAGAAATTTTATGACATACGATGTaacttattaaaagaaaatgtatgtttttgttaatatacgTATGCTATATACCAATTGTCAGTgttgttgttttaaaacaacagctaaaataatatagtacctactacatatttttttcttcctaGTATTCGATTCTTTATGACCGCTTGGCGCAGCAGACTACCGGGCGCTACGTGAGACTACACGCCCCCAACCGCGACCTTCTCGCTCTCCGAACAGCTCAGtactttaatatacaatataatttattgtgaaaatatctgatgaaaagcaacataaaacaatacatagttaacaaaaataaattacgttctGTTCGGATGTAGGcagagtcgagatggcctaACACGttggaacacgtgaatcttgaGGGTTCAAACTTAACCGAGCaacactatatatataacaagcACATGAATTTTCATCATATAACTTGCATGGTGTTCGatggtgaagtaaaacatcgtgggAAAACCTGCAAGTTTCGGTTGTAAATCTGTTAAACGCGgagaggctttagcccagcatagagactttttactttttcaatgtAGGATAAAGTATAtcaaaaattagaaaaaatatttatagtacaagGGATGAAGATTACTTTAAGTTATGTAAACAACTCGCTTGAAGCACtttgtaataataagaaaaaaaaaagttttcttaatTTGGAAACAAATAACGCTCCGTACAAACaaatatgtgttttaatttgatagtGATAATATTGACAAGTCAGATACGAAATGCGTTTCGGAATTTCAAGATAATTATGAATTCTATGCTTCTCACATCGTCAACAAAAACATCATTATTTCCGATCAATCTCCTACGTGTCGTATTTATGtacgtgacattggcaaaaTAATTCGCTTCACAAAAAAGGGCagtgacaaaaaaaatgtaccagtatttaaaaaaaggagttattttaaaattcagatACGCTCTTTACGATTACTTAGAcaccgaattaaaaaaaaatgaactgaTGAATTCCTTAAATTTAAACACAGAACTATATATGCGATATACATAATTCTTATATTACTATGTGGTGACttttcattgtaaattattCAGCCTTCTTGCAAAAACCACTACTGCATTTGACGGTGACGTGTCACATTATGATACTATTGTTTGAAGACCAACATATGCTGCAtggtaagtttaaatattaattaagattaaaaagatTTAGTTTTAGTAagataatagtttaaataaaacattggatTAATTATAACCGGCTTATTTAAGATGCCTAAGTATTAACATACTAGTTGCTGCCCGCGGTTCCGCTCGTTTTTTTTGGGGTTGTTCGTTAGGTGTTAGGGATAAAAAGTAGTTTTTGTTCTTCCTTGAAGTTCAGGCTTACTTCAAACTAAATTTCACCATATTCAGTTCAGTAGTTTCATCGTGAAAGCTTAACATACAGACGGACCGGCTTACTTTTCCATTAAACTATTAGTAGAGTAATCGTTTAAATAGTagaggaataaataaaatgttgtatgaTGATTTTCAAAATGTCTTTAAAACCTTCGCGACTGGATTAATAACGgtttaattctttaataaatatgtatttttttcttttcgtacATTATCTTATcacacttaataaaatattctaatattaattataaaatcattatatgaataaaaattggcGATAAGAGTTTATGGTTTTGACGAGTAatcttttaaaagttatatgtgtatgtataatctataaaatgttttcgatCGGATAGATTAAACAAATCAAGCGACTCgattttttgtattcaaatgtttgtttgtatcttactaattagatatttataatactaagaaCTCTTAATTTATCcgtatatttaatcaatataaatttcaaaactaataaaaaacttaataatttaatcattcgtCATTAATCCTTGATGACAAAATACTAAATATGTActtttgtgttataaatttgATGAATATGTCGCCACCTATCGATGgactcatacatacatacgattaCATAGGTGTAGATTACACGAGTGCGGGTCGGTCGCTCATAAGATTACCATGGCTAATGTGACATTAGCATAATTATCATGGCATACCTTGATGTGATACCGCTGTAAATTGCTAGCATTATTAAGTCGTCGGCACGGcatttttttcgttttgttatgttattttaagcattgtaacaaatattgtgtttacaaattaagtattgaaaagtaataaattattatctaaaggattttattttcaataatactgTAGCTTGCGTTTATTGCGGTGCCGGAGCAGCGGAGCTATTGAGCCGCCTGGTATTACGTGGTCACCACGAGGTGTACATTGGCTTTAATAAGTTTtgaatcattccttacatcgccaatgcactacTAACCATAGATACTAAGGTGTTTGTCcgatgtgcctgtaattacgctggctcactccctcttctaaccggaacgtaacaatactaagcattgctgcttaccggtagaatatgtgatgactTGGTTTTATCTACCGACGCTATTTATTGTACAAAGCGCTATCACCAAGTATCACATTTTGGTACAATCCCACGCagctatatttttgtatttttttaagaataaaaaataatttacattttttagtgtattattttgttagtgAACTTTCACTATGTTTTAGAACAACCCAGTGACACTTTTGCTGTGCAGTCAGGTAATAAAAAGCTAAGCAAAAAAAGTGATATGTGCCGTGGCGAACTATTACAACATTGTCATTAACAGTTAAGCAGACGAAAGTATGGCAAGATACGGGTAAGTGGGTGTAACCTCCTTATAGGCCCTACCACTGTATTAGAAACAAATACAGCCAATAGGACTGAAGCAAGCACACATCACGCATGCGCTCTTCCGGAACGATGGCGTCGTGTTAACGTATTATACGAAACTAAAACTAACTATCATAACTTgggtagaataaaaaaaacgaatattaacattttcataaGCGACGAACTAAACTTATGGATacttgttacattaaaaaacacaataacaaGTGTAACGCGAAACTGGCAAACAGTTACAACTGTTTTAACGATAAAGCGATTACCTTTTGTCGTTTTTGAGTACTACCTACTAGTGGCAACCCCCATCATACCTTTAGGGCATTTGTGACATGAAACTTACAGCACCATTTATTAAATCAGTGTATGcagatttttattgatattacttacaatattaattcaaatgagAATAAAGATTCTACACTTAAGCATGTGaactaaatttaacatttatttttgtttaaattcagTTTCGTCAATTTTGTATGTGCTTGAAGTGTCCTGTAATTGAAGGAGCAcctatatttaagaatattattacacGATGTAATATACTCGGTAAGTTTGTATCATTTGTTAAAGATccttaatatatgtacataaaaaaaataaaatactgacaaaaattaatcataaataaactatattattcaaataccgTTTTGAGGCTTAGCGTGACTAGATATTCGTTATAAAAGACTTATTGACATACagattaaatgattatttattaatttttaagaccGTAATTTTAAAGCTGATTACGGtgcatataaatgaaaaaaatatttttttgtgttattattaaccaaatattattttggttaagtaa
This region of Vanessa atalanta chromosome 8, ilVanAtal1.2, whole genome shotgun sequence genomic DNA includes:
- the LOC125065931 gene encoding piggyBac transposable element-derived protein 3-like, which codes for MAAFLDPVTGRHVQLNDDLILGILNDGNCSELDFEDDDEEFIPSQLENDEEGEVELSSSPRPSVATGQLKKNKGKVSKRKSTSKNMDDSEAGLSCSKKSKQTPSSKLTKKSKAIKVKLPARQRLWKKIDYVDKLHNFSGHPQPNEIRSPVEYYNDYYNDDFYERMALCTNLYYLRKTGRVLNTTKQEIKKLIGIHLLMGILSYPRIAMYWRRSIKVDMIVSAMTRDRLTTLRNSLHVVDSDSPPISEAINPLWKVQPIIAIVREGCNKIQRTPGRYSIDEQMIPFTGKCHLRQLVKNKPRPVGLKNFVVTTSEGLMVDFEIYYGNNSALSHPLGLGPAVVLRLSQSVPRGSCIFFDRYFTTVPLLENLTKLGYHGTGTIMLNRVPDRQQLKFKDDKKMIRGEIEQRVANDVVLVKWKDSKAVLTASNCTGGTTIDIVKRYNKSEKCYVDVDAPKIVTSYNSFMGGVDVLDQSMEYYRTFMKTRKWTLKVILHFIDLAMVNSWRLYRSDLLAKGIPKSRIQDLLSFRFEVAETLICTPGRDRRDSSPLLETRAQTSDRYKPANHPSVGKRFDGYEHFPVFDDLKAPRKCRSEICSSRSKIRKADAIIALKSHQNLKTHDRELVEVSPRAHYRAIDFPKSWSSVLVAEVCPTLRLPIRGFHSRALLQSVFFSKNVMSQMEAAVRERKKSTSADPWHRRIPRIKPLPLCTYPGKPLYLGAPQN